Genomic DNA from Bosea sp. (in: a-proteobacteria):
CGAGATTTCGACATCCTCCTGCGGCAGGATCTGGGGCAGCAGCTCGACCACGGTCACATCCACGCCCATGGCGTTGTAGAAGGAAGCGAACTCGACGCCGATCGCGCCCGAACCCATCACCAGCAGCGATTTCGGCATGGCCGGCGGCACCATCGCCTCGTAATAGGTCCAGATCAGCTTGCCATCCGCCTCGATGCCCGGCAGGGAGCGGGGCCGCGCGCCGGTGGCGATGATGACGTTCTTGGCGGTGTAGACCCCCTCGCCCTTCACCCCCTTCGGGATCGGCGGCTGCGGCTGGAAGGCAGGCTTCATCACCTTGCCGACCGTGACCTCGCCGGGCCTGGTGACCTTCGCTTCTCCCCAGATGACATCGATCTTGTTCTTCTTCATCAGGAAACCGACGCCGCCATTGAGGCGAAGCGACACCCCGCGCGAGCGCTCCACCACGGCCTTCACGTCGGGCGTGATGGTGCCGTCGAGGGTCAGGCCATAGGCCTTGGCATGCTGGCCGTAGTGCAGGATCTCGGCCGAGCGCAGCAGCGCCTTGGTGGGGATGCAGCCCCAGTTCAGGCAGATGCCGCCCAGATGCTCGCGCTCGATGATCGCTGTCTTGAGCCCGAGCTGGCTGGCGCGGATCGCGGCGACATAGCCGCCAGGGCCGGAGCCGATGATGATCAGGTCATAGGCGGACATGGAGTGATCCTTTCAATTCCGTCGTCACCGCGAGGCGCGAAGCTGAGCAACCCGGCCCGGTGGTTTGCGGCAATGCCGGAGTTGTGGCCGACGGCGCGGTGGATTGCTTCGCTCTGCTCGTAATGGACCGCGCTCCCATCACAAAAGGCCCAGATGCTGCGCCCAGGCCGCCAGCGCGATGGCCATGACGCCAAACGCGACATGCGCGCCAAAGCGACGGTTGAAGGCGGCAATGGAGCGGTCTCCCTCCCCGCCCGCATGGCCGAGCGCCATGGACGAGCCGATGGTGGGCAGCATGAAGGCCGATAGCGCAACGCCGCCCATGATGCCGAACACGATGAGGCCGAAACCCCACAGATAGCCCGACGTCACCAGCGCCAGCAGCATCAGCGCTGCGGCGCCGCCCAACGAGAACCAGCCGCTCATAGGCCCCAGCGCAGGCGATGCGTGAAGCCTTGCCGGGTCGATCTGCTTGTCCAGCGCGCTGGCGCCCATTTCCCTGAGCGCCACGCGCAGAAGCTGCGATCGCAGGATGAACAGCGACAGGCCAAGGAGGATGAGGAAGGTGGTCATGATGCCGCCAGGCTCACACCAGCATGCCCATAGGGTTCTCGATGTACTTCTTGAAGGCCGAGATGGCCTCCGCTCCCAACGCCCCGTCCACTGCGCGGTGATCGGTCGAGAGCGTCACGCTCATGATGGTCGCCACGCCGAGCGTGCCGTCCGGCTTGACGATGGGTCGCTTCTCGCCCGCGCCCACCGCAAGGATGGTGGCATGCGGCGGATTGATGACCGCGCAGAAATCCTTGACGCCGAACATGCCAAGGTTGCTCACGGCGGTCGAGCCGCCCTGATATTCCTCAGGCTTGAGCTTGCGGGTCTTGGCGCGCGCGGCGAGGTCCTTCATCTCGTTGGAGATGGTGGACAGCGTCTTGTGGCAGGCGTCGCGGATGATGGGCGTGATCAGCCCGCCCGGGATCGACACCGCGACGCCGACATCGGCATGCCTGTGCTTGAGCATGGCGTTGTCGGTCCAGCTCGCATTCGCGTCCGGCACCGCCTTCAGCGCCATCGCCCACGCCTTGATGACCATGTCGTTGACTGAAAGCTTGTAGGCCGGCTTGCCGTCGACCGTGGGGGCCGCCGCGTTGATCTGCTCGCGCAGCGCCAGCAACGCATCAAGGTTGCAATCCACCGTGAGATAGAAATGCGGCACGGTCTGCTTGGACTCGGTGAGGCGGCGCGCGATGGTCTTGCGCATGCCGTCATGCGGGATTTCCTCGTAGGAGCCCGGCGCGAACAGCTTCCTGATCGCCTCGTCCGAAGCACCGGCGGCCAAGACCGGCTTCGGCGCCAGCGCAGCCTGCGCTGGCGCTGCCGTAGCTGCGGACTTCGTTTCAGGAGCGGACACGGCCTTCGCGCCGCCGCCGGCCTGCGCCGCCTTCACATCGCGCTCGACCACGCGGCCATGAGGACCGGAGCCTGTGACCCGGCTCAGATCGATGCCGAACTCCTTCGCCATGCGGCGGGCGAGCGGCGACGCGAAAACGCGGGCGCCGCCAGCGCTTGCCGGGGCAGCCGGAATCGTGGCGGCGACGGCCGAGCCGCCAAATCCGCTCTGGGCGGGAGCCGCAGCGGGCGCAGGCGCAGCTGCGGGCGCAGCGAGAGCGGCCTGCCTGGGCGCAGACGCAGCGCCAATTTCCTCGCCCTCGGCGGCGATGACAGCGATCACCGCGTTGACGGCGACATCGGCCGTGCCATCGGGAACCATGATCCTGGCGAGGATGCCTTCATCCACGGCCTCGACCTCCATGGTCGCCTTGTCGGTCTCGATCTCGGCCAGGATGTCGCCAGACTTGATCTTGTCGCCTTCCTTCTTCAACCACTTGGCAAGGTTGCCCTTTTCCATGGTCGGCGAGAGCGCGGGCATGAGGATGTTGATGGCCATGATCCGCGCTCCTCAGCGATAGCACACGGCCTTCACGGCCGCGATGACCTCGCCGACATTCGGCAGGGCAAGCTTTTCGAGATTGGCGGCGTAGGGCATCGGCACATCCTTGCCGGTGACCCGCACCACGGGCGCATCGAGATAATCGAAGGCGCGCTCCATCACGCGCATCGCGATCTCTGCGGTGACGCCCGATTGCGGGAAGCCCTCCTCCACCGCCACGCAGCGGCCGGTCTTCATCACCGATTCCACAACCGTATCGATGTCCATCGGCCGGATGGTGCGCAAATCGATGATCTCGACATCGATGCCGTCCTTCTCCAGCTCGGCTGCGGCCTTGATGCAGTAGGTCATTCCGATGCCGAAGGAGACGAGCGTCGCATCCTTGCCCGGCTTGTGGACCCGGGCCTTGCCGATCGGCACAAGCCAGTTGTCCATCTTCGGCACAGGGAAGGACTGCCCGTAGAGAATCTCGTTCTCAAGGAACACAACCGGGTTCGGATCGCGGATGGCGCTCTTGAGCAAGCCCTTCGCGTCGGCCGCCGTGTAGGGCATCACGACCTTGAGGCCGGGCACGTTGGAATACCAGGCGGCATAATCATGGCTGTGCTGCGCGCCGACGCGGGCGGCAGCGCCGTTCGGGCCGCGGAACACGATGGGGCAGCCCAGCTGGCCGCCCGACATGTAAAGCGTCTTGGCTGCCGAGTTGATGATATGGTCGATCGCCTGCATGGCGAAGTTGAAGGTCATGAACTCGACGATGGGGCGCAGCCCTTCATAGGCCGCGCCGACCGCGATGCCAGCGAAGCCATGCTCGGTGATCGGCGTGTCGACCACGCGCTTGGGGCCGAACTCCTGAAGCAGCCCTTGCGTGACCTTGTACGCGCCCTGGTACTCGGCGACCTCCTCGCCCATCACGAAGACATTGCCGTCGGCGCGCATTTCCTCCGCCATGGCGTCGCGCAAGGCTTCGCGCACGGTGGTCGTGACCATCTCGACCCCTTCCGGGATCTCGGCACTCGCCGCCTGCTTTTCGGTGTTGCGCAGCACGGCAGGCGCAGCCGGCGTGTTGACAGGAGCGACATCCGCGCTGGTCGCGGCGGCGGGAGCCGACGCCTGTCCTTCGGCGTGCATGTCGGGCATGGGCGCAGCCTGCGCGGAAGGCTGGGGCGGGG
This window encodes:
- a CDS encoding pyruvate dehydrogenase complex E1 component subunit beta, which codes for MPIDILMPALSPTMEQGKLAKWLKKEGDKIKPGDILAEIETDKATMEVEAVDEGILARILVGDGTDNVAVNTPIAVIAGEGEDVSAPRAPAAAPPQPSAQAAPMPDMHAEGQASAPAAATSADVAPVNTPAAPAVLRNTEKQAASAEIPEGVEMVTTTVREALRDAMAEEMRADGNVFVMGEEVAEYQGAYKVTQGLLQEFGPKRVVDTPITEHGFAGIAVGAAYEGLRPIVEFMTFNFAMQAIDHIINSAAKTLYMSGGQLGCPIVFRGPNGAAARVGAQHSHDYAAWYSNVPGLKVVMPYTAADAKGLLKSAIRDPNPVVFLENEILYGQSFPVPKMDNWLVPIGKARVHKPGKDATLVSFGIGMTYCIKAAAELEKDGIDVEIIDLRTIRPMDIDTVVESVMKTGRCVAVEEGFPQSGVTAEIAMRVMERAFDYLDAPVVRVTGKDVPMPYAANLEKLALPNVGEVIAAVKAVCYR
- a CDS encoding pyruvate dehydrogenase complex dihydrolipoamide acetyltransferase — encoded protein: MAINILMPALSPTMEKGNLAKWLKKEGDKIKSGDILAEIETDKATMEVEAVDEGILARIMVPDGTADVAVNAVIAVIAAEGEEIGAASAPRQAALAAPAAAPAPAAAPAQSGFGGSAVAATIPAAPASAGGARVFASPLARRMAKEFGIDLSRVTGSGPHGRVVERDVKAAQAGGGAKAVSAPETKSAATAAPAQAALAPKPVLAAGASDEAIRKLFAPGSYEEIPHDGMRKTIARRLTESKQTVPHFYLTVDCNLDALLALREQINAAAPTVDGKPAYKLSVNDMVIKAWAMALKAVPDANASWTDNAMLKHRHADVGVAVSIPGGLITPIIRDACHKTLSTISNEMKDLAARAKTRKLKPEEYQGGSTAVSNLGMFGVKDFCAVINPPHATILAVGAGEKRPIVKPDGTLGVATIMSVTLSTDHRAVDGALGAEAISAFKKYIENPMGMLV